A stretch of the Rhizomicrobium sp. genome encodes the following:
- the rplL gene encoding 50S ribosomal protein L7/L12 has product MSKIEQLVEDLSGLTVLEAADLAKLLEEKWGVSAAAPVAAAAAAPVAAAAAVEKTEFTVVLTDAGDKKINVIKEVRAITGLGLKEAKDLVEGAPKEVKADVSKDEAAKIKKQLEDAGAKVELK; this is encoded by the coding sequence ATGTCGAAGATCGAACAACTCGTTGAAGACCTGTCGGGCCTCACGGTCCTGGAAGCCGCCGACCTCGCCAAGCTTCTCGAAGAGAAGTGGGGCGTTTCGGCTGCCGCGCCGGTTGCCGCCGCCGCTGCCGCGCCGGTTGCCGCCGCCGCCGCGGTCGAGAAGACCGAGTTCACCGTCGTCCTGACCGACGCCGGCGACAAGAAGATCAACGTGATCAAGGAAGTGCGTGCGATCACCGGCCTGGGCCTCAAGGAAGCCAAGGACCTGGTCGAGGGCGCGCCGAAGGAAGTCAAGGCGGACGTCTCGAAGGACGAGGCCGCCAAGATCAAGAAGCAGCTCGAGGACGCCGGTGCCAAGGTGGAACTCAAGTAA
- the rplJ gene encoding 50S ribosomal protein L10 translates to MDKAEKAEVVEELNGVFTNAGSLVVAHYSGMTVAQMSDLRSRMRAAGASFKVAKNRLAVRALQGTAVEGIAHLFKGPTGIAYSKDPIAASKVAVAYAKDNEKLVILGGSVGVTTLDANGVKALATLPSLDELRGKIVGLLVAPATKIAGILQAPAGQLARVISAYSEKDAA, encoded by the coding sequence GTGGACAAAGCAGAGAAAGCGGAAGTCGTCGAAGAGCTGAATGGCGTCTTCACGAATGCCGGCTCCCTGGTTGTCGCCCACTATTCCGGCATGACGGTCGCACAAATGAGCGATCTCCGGTCCCGCATGCGCGCGGCCGGAGCCTCGTTCAAGGTGGCGAAGAACCGTCTGGCGGTGCGCGCGCTCCAAGGAACGGCCGTTGAAGGCATCGCCCACCTGTTCAAGGGCCCGACCGGGATTGCGTACAGCAAAGACCCGATCGCGGCTTCGAAGGTGGCGGTCGCCTACGCCAAGGACAACGAAAAGCTCGTGATCCTCGGCGGTTCGGTCGGGGTGACGACATTGGATGCGAACGGCGTCAAAGCCCTCGCAACCCTGCCGTCGCTCGACGAGCTGAGGGGCAAGATCGTGGGGCTGCTGGTTGCACCCGCCACGAAGATCGCCGGGATTCTCCAAGCCCCGGCCGGTCAGCTCGCCCGCGTCATCAGCGCGTATTCCGAGAAGGACGCCGCGTAG
- the rplA gene encoding 50S ribosomal protein L1, translating into MTLSKRYKKAVEGVDANKAYAVEDAVKLIKSRATAKFDETIELSINLGVDPRHADQMVRGVSALPNGTGRTLRVAVFAKGAKAEEAKKAGADIVGAEDLAEQVTKGEINFDKCIATPDMMGIVGRLGKVLGPRNLMPNPRVGTVTMDVTQAIKDAKGGAVEFRVEKAGIVQAGVGKASFSEDAIVQNVKSFVDSVMKAKPTGAKGVYMKKVSLSSTMGPGVKIALSSVGAGGAEA; encoded by the coding sequence ATGACTCTTTCCAAGCGATACAAGAAGGCCGTCGAAGGCGTCGACGCCAACAAGGCCTATGCCGTCGAAGACGCGGTCAAGCTGATCAAGTCGCGGGCGACCGCGAAGTTCGACGAGACGATCGAGCTGTCGATCAATCTCGGCGTCGATCCGCGCCATGCCGACCAGATGGTGCGCGGCGTCTCCGCACTGCCGAACGGCACGGGCCGCACGCTGCGCGTGGCGGTGTTCGCCAAGGGCGCCAAGGCGGAAGAGGCCAAGAAGGCCGGTGCCGACATCGTCGGCGCCGAAGACCTCGCCGAGCAGGTGACCAAGGGCGAGATCAATTTCGACAAATGCATCGCGACGCCCGACATGATGGGCATCGTCGGCCGCCTCGGTAAGGTCCTGGGCCCGCGCAACCTGATGCCGAACCCGCGCGTCGGCACGGTGACGATGGACGTGACCCAGGCGATCAAGGACGCCAAGGGCGGCGCGGTCGAGTTCCGCGTCGAGAAGGCGGGCATCGTCCAGGCCGGCGTCGGCAAGGCGAGCTTCAGCGAGGACGCCATCGTCCAGAACGTGAAGTCCTTCGTCGACAGCGTGATGAAGGCCAAGCCGACGGGCGCTAAGGGCGTCTACATGAAGAAGGTGTCGCTGTCCTCGACGATGGGCCCGGGCGTGAAGATCGCCCTGTCCTCGGTCGGCGCCGGCGGTGCGGAGGCCTGA
- the rplK gene encoding 50S ribosomal protein L11, with translation MAKKITGYIKLQVPAGAANPSPPIGPALGQRGLNIMEFCKAFNAKTQDQEKSTPIPVTITVFSDKSFTFEMKTPPASFYLKKAAKLTSGSKSPGLTSAGTVTKDQIRQIAEAKMKDLNANDVEMAMLMIEGSARSMGIQVKG, from the coding sequence ATGGCAAAGAAGATTACCGGTTACATCAAGCTGCAGGTGCCCGCCGGCGCGGCCAATCCGTCGCCGCCGATCGGCCCCGCGCTGGGCCAGCGCGGCCTGAACATCATGGAGTTCTGCAAGGCGTTCAACGCCAAGACGCAGGACCAGGAGAAGAGCACCCCGATCCCGGTGACCATCACCGTGTTCTCGGACAAGTCCTTCACCTTCGAGATGAAGACGCCGCCAGCGTCCTTCTATCTGAAGAAGGCGGCCAAGCTGACTTCGGGCTCCAAGTCGCCGGGCCTGACCTCGGCCGGCACGGTCACCAAGGACCAGATCCGCCAGATCGCCGAGGCCAAGATGAAGGACCTCAACGCGAACGATGTCGAAATGGCGATGCTGATGATCGAGGGCTCTGCGCGCTCGATGGGCATCCAGGTGAAGGGGTAA
- the nusG gene encoding transcription termination/antitermination protein NusG: MSEAGTKTVNVNAKWYIVHTYSNFEKKVAEEIKRQAKLQGLEEEIVDVVVPTEEVLEVRRGQKVKAEHKFLPGYVLLHAHLTDHCYHLVKNVAKVTGFLGQNNKPMPLRQAEVDRILNQVTEGAENPKSTITFEIGEQVRVADGPFTSFTGTVEEVDEDRSRVKVAVSIFGRATPVELEFTQVEKV; the protein is encoded by the coding sequence ATGAGCGAAGCTGGAACCAAGACCGTAAACGTCAACGCCAAGTGGTACATCGTCCACACCTACTCGAACTTCGAGAAGAAGGTGGCCGAGGAGATCAAGCGCCAGGCCAAGCTCCAGGGCCTCGAGGAAGAGATCGTGGACGTCGTGGTGCCGACCGAGGAAGTCCTCGAAGTGCGCCGCGGCCAGAAGGTCAAGGCGGAGCACAAATTCCTGCCCGGCTATGTGCTGCTGCACGCGCATCTGACCGACCACTGCTATCACCTGGTCAAGAACGTCGCGAAGGTCACGGGCTTTCTCGGCCAGAACAACAAGCCGATGCCGCTGCGCCAGGCCGAGGTCGACCGCATCCTCAACCAGGTCACCGAGGGTGCGGAGAATCCGAAGTCGACGATCACCTTCGAGATCGGCGAACAGGTGCGCGTCGCCGACGGTCCCTTCACCTCCTTCACCGGTACGGTGGAAGAGGTCGACGAGGACCGCAGCCGCGTGAAGGTCGCGGTCTCGATCTTCGGCCGCGCGACGCCGGTCGAATTGGAATTCACCCAGGTCGAGAAGGTTTGA
- the secE gene encoding preprotein translocase subunit SecE — MADATKKTADAAGKDLPAPVRRRSNPLAFFSEVDRERKKVTWPTWKETWLTSAMVFIMVGVTMVFFFGIDALFAYGEKLLIGAAG; from the coding sequence ATGGCAGACGCGACGAAAAAGACGGCCGATGCGGCGGGCAAGGATTTGCCGGCGCCGGTGCGCCGTCGCAGCAATCCGCTCGCGTTCTTCAGCGAGGTCGATCGCGAGCGCAAGAAGGTCACCTGGCCGACCTGGAAGGAGACCTGGCTGACCTCGGCGATGGTCTTCATCATGGTCGGCGTCACCATGGTGTTCTTCTTCGGCATCGATGCGCTGTTCGCGTATGGCGAGAAACTCTTGATCGGCGCGGCGGGCTAA
- the tuf gene encoding elongation factor Tu encodes MAKAKFERNKPHCNIGTIGHVDHGKTSLTAAITKILAETGGATFTAYDQIDKAPEEKARGITISTAHVEYETANRHYAHVDCPGHADYVKNMITGAAQMDGGILVVSAADGPMPQTREHILLARQVGVPALVVFLNKCDMVDDPELLELVEMEVRELLSSYSFPGDDIPIIRGSALMALEDKNKEMGHDAILKLMEAVDAYIPQPERPIDQPFLMPIEDVFSISGRGTVVTGRVERGIVKVGETVEIIGIRPTSSTTVTGVEMFRKLLDQGQAGDNIGALLRGVEREGVERGQVLAKPGSVTPHTNFAAEVYILTKDEGGRHTPFFANYRPQFYFRTTDVTGIVKLPEGTEMVMPGDNVSIEVELIVPIAMEEKLRFAIREGGRTVGSGVVAKILK; translated from the coding sequence ATGGCGAAGGCCAAATTCGAGCGTAACAAGCCGCATTGCAACATCGGGACGATCGGCCATGTGGACCATGGCAAGACGTCGTTGACGGCCGCGATCACGAAGATCCTGGCGGAGACGGGCGGGGCGACGTTCACGGCGTACGACCAGATCGACAAGGCGCCGGAAGAGAAGGCGCGCGGCATCACGATCTCGACGGCGCATGTCGAGTACGAGACGGCGAACCGGCACTACGCGCATGTCGACTGCCCCGGGCACGCCGACTATGTGAAGAACATGATCACGGGCGCGGCCCAGATGGACGGCGGCATCCTGGTGGTGTCGGCGGCCGACGGCCCGATGCCGCAGACCCGTGAGCACATCCTGCTGGCGCGTCAGGTCGGCGTGCCGGCGCTGGTGGTGTTCCTGAACAAGTGCGACATGGTCGACGATCCGGAGCTCCTGGAGCTTGTGGAGATGGAGGTGCGCGAGCTCCTCTCGTCCTACAGCTTCCCGGGCGACGACATCCCGATCATCCGGGGCTCGGCGCTGATGGCGCTGGAAGACAAGAACAAGGAGATGGGCCACGACGCGATCCTCAAGCTGATGGAGGCGGTCGACGCCTACATCCCGCAGCCGGAGCGTCCGATCGACCAGCCCTTCCTGATGCCGATCGAGGACGTGTTCTCGATCTCGGGCCGCGGCACGGTTGTGACGGGGCGCGTGGAGCGCGGCATCGTGAAGGTGGGCGAGACGGTGGAGATCATCGGCATCCGTCCGACCAGCTCGACCACGGTGACGGGCGTCGAGATGTTCCGCAAGCTGCTCGACCAGGGCCAGGCGGGCGACAATATCGGGGCGCTGCTGCGCGGCGTGGAGCGCGAGGGCGTGGAGCGCGGCCAGGTCCTGGCCAAGCCGGGCTCGGTGACGCCGCACACGAACTTCGCGGCGGAGGTCTACATCCTGACGAAGGACGAGGGCGGCCGTCACACGCCGTTCTTTGCGAACTACCGGCCGCAATTCTATTTCCGCACGACGGACGTGACGGGGATCGTGAAGCTTCCGGAAGGCACCGAGATGGTGATGCCGGGCGACAACGTGTCGATCGAGGTCGAGCTGATCGTGCCGATCGCGATGGAAGAGAAGCTGCGCTTCGCCATCCGCGAAGGCGGCCGCACCGTCGGCTCGGGCGTCGTCGCCAAGATTCTGAAGTAA
- a CDS encoding TonB-dependent receptor — MHRSVLLATAAVVALAAFPAAAADTVETVVVTAAKLDAARVGIQPQTGASTYSISSADIQNQPGGDNNLLNQVVLQAPGVAQDSFGQLHVRGEHNGLQYRLNGIIIPEGISVFGQTFDPRFIGSLKLITGALPAEYGLRTAGIIDIQTKNGMFQPGGDLSIYGGSHGEIEPSIDYGGSSGSFNYYVSGDYMTNTLGIESPDGSSDPLHDRTKQWHGFAYLQDILDDSSSLTAILGTSNDMFQIPNQRGLQPGGVDGITGQGPGGVLSANGQSLFPSADLNENQRETTHYGILSYLRADGPLDIQVSAYGRYSSLFFTPDPVGDLLYNGIAQTAYKRDVAYGVQAEGAYHLGDAHTLRAGLIFQADDIASRTASQVLGVDNTGLQTLPDAPVTIADDGTKHAWSYSLYVQDEWKIIPSLTLNYGLRYDQFGAFDSEDQLSPRVNFVWTPTDTTTVHGGYSRYFSPPPIELVGSTDIALYDGTTAASGSHVDDTPKAERADYYDLGVQQVVMENVTLGLDGFYKASRNMIDEGQFGAPIILTPFNYRNGRQYGMEFTSNYDDGGPFSAYLNASYERAVGRDIVSSQFQFDPADLAYIATHYIPLDHQQIVTVSAGASYQWREFRFSTDLLYGSGLRRDGLTPNGDHVPDYTQVNLGVARTFDIWGTGKGLTTRFDVINLLDAKYEIRDGTGVGVGAPQFGPRRGFFVGLSQAL, encoded by the coding sequence ATGCATCGTTCCGTTCTCCTGGCCACCGCTGCCGTCGTGGCGCTCGCCGCGTTTCCCGCCGCCGCCGCCGATACCGTCGAAACCGTCGTCGTGACGGCGGCCAAGCTCGACGCCGCCCGTGTCGGCATCCAGCCGCAGACCGGCGCCTCGACCTATTCGATCTCCAGCGCCGACATCCAGAATCAGCCCGGCGGCGACAACAACCTGCTCAACCAGGTCGTGCTCCAGGCGCCCGGCGTGGCGCAGGACTCCTTCGGACAGCTTCACGTCCGCGGCGAGCACAACGGCCTGCAATACCGCCTCAACGGCATCATCATCCCCGAAGGTATCTCGGTGTTCGGCCAGACCTTCGATCCGCGCTTCATCGGCTCGCTGAAGCTGATCACCGGCGCGCTGCCCGCCGAATACGGCCTGCGCACTGCGGGCATCATCGACATCCAGACCAAGAACGGCATGTTCCAGCCGGGCGGCGACCTGTCGATCTATGGCGGCAGCCATGGCGAGATCGAGCCGAGCATCGACTATGGCGGCTCGTCGGGATCGTTCAACTACTACGTCTCCGGCGACTACATGACCAACACGCTGGGCATCGAGTCGCCCGACGGCTCGTCCGATCCGCTGCACGACCGCACCAAGCAGTGGCACGGCTTCGCCTATCTGCAGGACATCCTCGACGATAGCTCGTCGCTGACCGCGATCCTGGGCACCTCGAACGATATGTTCCAGATCCCGAACCAGCGCGGCCTGCAGCCCGGCGGTGTCGACGGCATCACCGGGCAGGGGCCGGGCGGCGTACTGAGCGCCAATGGCCAGTCCCTGTTTCCGAGTGCCGACCTCAACGAGAACCAGCGCGAGACCACCCATTACGGCATCCTGAGCTATCTGCGCGCCGACGGTCCGCTGGACATCCAGGTCTCGGCCTATGGCCGCTATTCGAGCCTGTTCTTCACGCCCGATCCGGTCGGCGACCTGCTCTACAACGGCATCGCGCAGACGGCCTACAAGCGCGACGTCGCCTACGGCGTGCAGGCCGAAGGCGCCTATCACCTCGGCGACGCGCACACGCTGCGCGCCGGCCTGATCTTCCAGGCCGACGACATCGCGAGCCGGACCGCTTCGCAGGTCCTCGGCGTCGACAACACGGGCCTGCAGACGCTGCCGGACGCGCCGGTCACCATCGCCGACGACGGCACCAAGCATGCCTGGAGCTACAGCCTTTATGTCCAGGACGAATGGAAGATCATCCCCTCGCTGACGCTGAACTACGGCCTGCGCTACGACCAGTTCGGCGCCTTCGATTCCGAAGACCAGCTCAGCCCGCGGGTGAACTTCGTCTGGACGCCGACCGACACCACCACCGTCCATGGCGGCTATTCGCGCTATTTCTCGCCGCCCCCGATCGAACTGGTCGGCTCGACCGACATCGCGCTGTATGACGGCACCACCGCCGCCTCCGGCAGCCATGTCGACGATACGCCCAAGGCCGAGCGCGCCGACTACTACGATCTCGGTGTCCAGCAGGTGGTCATGGAAAACGTCACGCTGGGCCTCGACGGCTTCTACAAGGCCTCGCGCAACATGATCGACGAGGGCCAGTTCGGCGCGCCGATCATCCTGACCCCGTTCAACTACCGCAACGGGCGGCAATACGGCATGGAGTTCACCAGCAATTACGACGATGGCGGCCCGTTCAGCGCCTATCTCAATGCGTCCTATGAGCGGGCGGTCGGGCGCGACATCGTCTCCAGCCAGTTCCAGTTCGATCCGGCCGACCTCGCCTATATCGCGACCCACTACATCCCGCTGGACCACCAGCAGATCGTCACCGTCTCAGCCGGCGCCTCCTACCAATGGCGGGAGTTCCGCTTCAGCACCGATCTGCTCTACGGCTCGGGCCTGCGGCGCGATGGCCTGACACCGAATGGCGATCACGTCCCGGACTACACCCAGGTCAATCTCGGGGTCGCCCGAACCTTCGACATCTGGGGAACCGGGAAAGGCCTGACCACGCGGTTCGACGTGATCAACCTGCTGGACGCGAAATACGAGATCCGGGACGGAACCGGCGTGGGCGTCGGCGCGCCCCAGTTCGGTCCGAGGCGCGGCTTCTTCGTGGGGCTGTCGCAGGCGCTCTGA
- a CDS encoding DUF2946 family protein, whose translation MTRVHRPRAKVRAAPRGSLSRALVFLTLLAFALQGFVTQTHIHLPSSGGPALADLFDGKAAPSPGQDKSPSKNDPANCPLCQSFASAGHFVTPAAAATLLPFLSISVIAVAVQTTHAVPAVTHIWRGRAPPLG comes from the coding sequence ATGACGCGAGTCCACCGCCCGAGAGCCAAGGTCCGCGCCGCGCCGCGCGGCTCGCTTTCGCGCGCCCTGGTGTTCCTCACCCTGTTGGCCTTTGCGCTGCAGGGTTTCGTGACCCAGACTCACATTCATCTTCCCTCGTCCGGCGGACCGGCGCTCGCCGACCTGTTCGATGGCAAGGCCGCGCCGTCGCCCGGACAGGACAAGTCGCCGTCGAAGAACGATCCGGCGAACTGCCCGCTCTGCCAGAGCTTCGCGAGCGCCGGCCATTTCGTTACGCCGGCCGCGGCGGCCACCCTGCTGCCCTTCCTCTCGATTTCGGTCATCGCCGTCGCCGTCCAGACGACGCATGCCGTTCCCGCCGTCACGCATATATGGCGTGGCCGCGCTCCACCCCTCGGTTGA